From one Lycium ferocissimum isolate CSIRO_LF1 chromosome 5, AGI_CSIRO_Lferr_CH_V1, whole genome shotgun sequence genomic stretch:
- the LOC132057559 gene encoding uncharacterized protein LOC132057559: MFGNAEWMMHWGHDVTSYELPIVSDHAPMASKGLMANIWHKLKGLKGDFRKLNKEEFQGITAKNSQARKELTRTQEQISHQCSDTLLLKEKQCLMDIEKWNLVEESILRQKSRAQWIKLGDANNKYFSAVIKDRTNRKQLVELTSLTDIKLTEPQDIQEEVINFTKGLWDLLLNRCLQ; this comes from the exons ATGTTTGGCAATGCAGAATGGATGATGCACTGGGGTCATGACGTTACCAGCTATGAATTACCTATTGTATCTGATCATGCACCTATG GCATCCAAAGGTCTGATGGCTAATATATGGCACAAGCTCAAAGGGTTGAAAGGTGATTTTAGGAAACTAAACAAAGAAGAATTTCAAGGCATTACTGCAAAAAATTCCCAGGCCAGAAAGGAACTCACCCGAACTCAGGAACAAATCAGTCACCAATGTTCCGATACTTTGCTCCTGAAAGAAAAGCAATGTCTAATGGACATAGAGAAATGGAATCTTGTTGAAGAGAGTATATTGAGGCAGAAGTCAAGGGCACAGTGGATTAAATTGGGTGATGCAAACAACAAATATTTTTCAGCTGTGATCAAAGACAGAACTAATAGAAAACAGCTGGTGGAACTCACTTCCCTTACTGATATAAAATTGACAGAACCACAGGACATACAAGAAGAGGTGATAAATTTTACAAAGGGCTTATGGGATCTGCTGCTCAATCGTTGCCTGCAGTGA